One window of Vibrio sinaloensis genomic DNA carries:
- the frdD gene encoding fumarate reductase subunit FrdD, with protein MKPNYSVNRTPKRSDEPIWWGLFGAGGTWFAMITPVTILVLGVLAPLGIIDPQSLSYERVADFATSIIGALFIIGTLALPMWHAMHRIHHGMHDLKFHTGVVGKIACYAFAGLISALAVIFVLMV; from the coding sequence ATGAAACCCAACTACTCTGTAAACAGAACACCGAAACGTTCCGACGAGCCTATTTGGTGGGGTCTATTTGGCGCGGGAGGCACATGGTTTGCCATGATCACACCGGTGACCATTTTGGTTCTGGGCGTGCTTGCACCACTTGGCATTATTGACCCACAGTCACTCAGCTATGAGCGCGTGGCGGATTTTGCCACCAGCATCATAGGGGCACTGTTCATTATCGGTACTTTGGCGCTCCCAATGTGGCATGCGATGCACCGTATTCATCATGGTATGCACGACTTGAAATTCCACACTGGTGTGGTTGGCAAGATCGCGTGTTATGCCTTTGCTGGATTGATTTCCGCACTAGCGGTAATTTTTGTTTTGATGGTTTAG